From a region of the Corallococcus silvisoli genome:
- a CDS encoding HEAT repeat domain-containing protein, with the protein MRRKPFRIIALASVLVLLGLGGVWWNHSGVAAAAAGGGSTATGVPSPAPPVSVAGAPSGKDPTGARAWVAGMLYRYAASADLKVSFGRSPGQGKDATHPAGMHFSLRGEWEVGVVSVNAEAIKLRVHLKPSVFELSVEEQSAIAPDARQAMMAILAMPFFVTLDKAGAVTLTHFEQGVDELARGLLRTLVASSQFVVRGVPPATWQSEEYDTSGRYLADYQRLPANRFEKRKKTYGAVATPQGLLPVGSDLRLSVGGVTNIELGEDLWPQSLNGRERLTVDSGEGVPTVTNELELSLRLLERRMDPSLSNAFAAREPFLSTAMLASFQGQATDPLAHHRQVLGNRSLDDILKELRALPEDEKARDDARTRALEQLRALFMLRPAEALKVPDLLRSGLTPLAASPLLGALSAASTPEAIRSLVVASGDTALESDVRMDAVSALGSAGEPNREGVDALRTLAQDPDPKLRGTATLAFGNAAYQMGDTDARGSDALVEELKNNYRGARSPEQQSLILRSLGNTRAPSALQTLTDALRSESPQVRESALVALRAIPGPEADRLLAERLLSDTVSEVRRSAVFSCGFRPLAPLLPALGQALRKDSSDGVRADIVQLLGQVRGSVPDAMALLRWASQNERHPEIRRMATVFVDTPTGAVPSQPGSDLIR; encoded by the coding sequence CCTTTCCGTATCATCGCGCTGGCCTCTGTCCTGGTGTTGCTGGGCCTGGGAGGCGTCTGGTGGAACCACTCCGGGGTGGCCGCCGCGGCCGCGGGAGGCGGCTCGACGGCCACGGGTGTCCCGTCGCCAGCGCCACCTGTTTCCGTCGCGGGAGCACCGTCGGGAAAGGACCCGACCGGGGCGCGGGCCTGGGTGGCGGGGATGCTCTACCGCTATGCCGCGAGCGCGGACCTGAAGGTCTCTTTTGGAAGGTCCCCGGGACAGGGCAAGGACGCGACCCATCCCGCCGGCATGCATTTCTCCCTCCGGGGTGAGTGGGAGGTCGGCGTCGTCTCCGTCAACGCCGAGGCCATCAAGCTCCGCGTGCACCTGAAGCCGAGCGTGTTCGAGTTGAGCGTCGAGGAGCAGAGCGCGATCGCGCCCGATGCGCGTCAGGCGATGATGGCCATCCTCGCGATGCCCTTCTTCGTGACGCTCGACAAGGCGGGGGCGGTGACGCTGACGCACTTCGAGCAGGGCGTGGACGAGCTGGCGCGCGGGCTGCTCCGGACCCTGGTGGCGTCATCCCAGTTCGTGGTGCGCGGGGTCCCTCCGGCCACCTGGCAGTCCGAGGAGTACGACACCTCCGGTCGCTACCTGGCGGACTATCAGCGCCTGCCCGCGAACCGCTTCGAGAAGCGCAAGAAGACCTATGGCGCGGTGGCGACGCCGCAGGGGCTCCTCCCGGTGGGGTCGGACCTGCGCTTGAGCGTCGGCGGCGTCACGAACATCGAGCTGGGCGAGGACCTGTGGCCGCAGTCACTGAACGGCCGGGAGCGGCTGACGGTGGACTCGGGCGAGGGCGTCCCCACGGTGACCAACGAGCTCGAGCTGAGCCTGCGCCTGCTCGAGCGGCGGATGGACCCTTCGCTGAGCAACGCGTTCGCGGCGCGCGAGCCCTTCCTGAGCACCGCCATGCTCGCCAGCTTCCAGGGGCAGGCGACGGATCCGCTCGCCCACCATCGACAGGTGCTGGGGAACCGGAGCCTCGACGACATCCTCAAGGAGCTGAGGGCGCTGCCCGAGGACGAGAAGGCCCGGGACGACGCGCGGACGCGGGCCCTGGAGCAGCTCCGGGCGCTCTTCATGCTCCGCCCCGCCGAGGCCCTCAAGGTCCCCGACCTGCTGCGCTCGGGGCTCACGCCCCTGGCCGCCAGTCCCCTGCTGGGGGCGCTCTCCGCGGCCAGCACGCCGGAGGCCATCCGCTCCCTCGTGGTCGCGTCTGGAGACACCGCGCTGGAGTCGGATGTCCGCATGGACGCGGTCTCCGCGCTGGGCTCGGCGGGTGAGCCCAACCGGGAGGGCGTGGATGCGCTGCGAACGCTGGCCCAGGATCCGGATCCGAAGCTGCGGGGCACGGCGACGCTGGCGTTCGGCAATGCCGCGTACCAGATGGGCGACACCGACGCGCGGGGCTCCGATGCCCTGGTCGAGGAGCTGAAGAACAACTACCGCGGCGCGCGCTCGCCGGAGCAGCAGTCCCTGATCCTGCGGTCCCTGGGCAACACCCGGGCGCCGAGCGCGCTGCAGACCCTCACCGATGCGCTGCGCTCGGAGTCTCCGCAGGTCCGGGAGTCGGCGCTGGTGGCCTTGCGCGCGATCCCCGGCCCCGAGGCGGACCGTCTCCTGGCGGAGCGACTCTTGTCAGACACCGTGTCGGAGGTGCGCAGGAGCGCTGTCTTCTCCTGCGGATTCCGTCCACTGGCCCCCCTGCTTCCAGCGCTGGGACAGGCCTTGCGCAAGGACTCCTCGGATGGCGTCCGCGCGGACATCGTCCAACTCCTCGGCCAGGTCCGCGGCTCCGTGCCAGACGCCATGGCATTGCTGCGCTGGGCCAGCCAGAACGAGCGCCATCCCGAGATCCGCCGGATGGCCACGGTCTTCGTCGACACGCCCACGGGCGCCGTCCCTTCACAGCCGGGCTCCGACCTCATTCGCTGA